In one window of Zingiber officinale cultivar Zhangliang chromosome 11A, Zo_v1.1, whole genome shotgun sequence DNA:
- the LOC122032255 gene encoding disease resistance protein RGA2-like, translating into MEGAAALAVGGWLTQPVIKMLVDSVWTSSLRGKLYGLRDNDLQKLHRSLLNIDTIVDKAGMRWSREARLVEMMKQLQDAAYDAEDFLDDLTFHGMKQKIKEDASHKVLNQFSRAFSKTKTKLFSNSVKRLNKIQKKLDDIYADMEKMCQSLQVDASDGQYQSDLASATRETSSFLISKVFGREEEQKRIIGLLRRSTDLSASASDNGNSFSVIPLVGIGGVGKTTLAQLVYKDEEIQNHFAVKIWICVSENFNVQRLTKEMIESVTETEHDSQMKLDVLQNILKREIASKMILLVLDDVWNEDKEEWRKLCAPFMYAAAGSKVIVTTRSKSIADKIGTVEAIVLGDLDGISFWELFKQCAFGPSKPEEHPELVEIGRSIASKLKGLPLAAKTVGNLLGSNMNPHYWRSIMKSEVWELQQNKNDIIPVLQLSYHYLSAPLKRCFAFCSLFQKNHEFSEIELTRMWMAEGFVVAQGNQRMEDVASKYFHELVNMSLFQPETTFWRHYYVMHDLIHDLTHSVSVDETSRMDNGKSNKISTTLRHLAVETEFVETKELRYRFKKLHTVFCQHLKSPPLDFIEKLRSIRVLVLSHCSLRMLPTRVGELVHLRYLDISYNGIENLPESLCELYNLQTLIAKGNFPNSLPEEITQLINLRHLDVENTEVENIKMIGRLTSLQELSEFLVRKEVGFKITELSGLKQLHGKLQITNLENVGSKEEAEKAQMKNKEYLDALELEWGFDPKLENKLVAMEEVLEGLQPHESLKQLKIRRYCGARSPSWIKKEELSNLERLELSNCESWRDIFCTALLPHLKVFHIESSMWFSKSCFEVCGSRESKLFPMLEELQLRNMIASEELPNLGRFPCLKVVRMTEIESLKHIDFAASSAIENSLFSMLECLELIYMPALEEFSTLGYFPRLRVLRMIGMRLLKHIVFAASGAIENSLFPMLEELELRDMPALEEFSCVGHFPRLRVLHMIGMRLLKHIDFVASGAIENSLFPMLKEFHLKDMHALEGFSNLGHFPRLRVLRMIEMRLLKHIDFAASGAIENSLFPMLEELELRGMYALEEISNLGHFPRLKVLRMMRMRLLKHIGLASVATENDQFPMLEELELRHLPVLEELPDLGSLPCLKSLDIIRMRMLKHTDFAFYDVTEKVLLPRVEKLVLHDLEALKELPSNLGRLPCLKVLSIENISAVKQIGHGFFSTEAISQCFLSLRSLSILNMPSCEGWCWIDGSELFPSLQVLTIHGCPKLERLPPLPPSLTDLTLTEVGLTELPSLRETGTNGSGCNQTTSSLSNLKISECNNLTSLEEGLLSQNLSNIEVIYVEGCYELMRMPLKRFENSTSLKELQIKACPNLSLTQEEEAVLLSRGGSRNYMEERFFRITVGGPVLGGYRRFDRLWLDNCYRWT; encoded by the coding sequence ATGGAGGGTGCAGCAGCACTAGCAGTCGGAGGATGGCTAACGCAACCTGTCATCAAGATGCTTGTCGACAGTGTGTGGACATCGTCGCTGAGAGGAAAGCTGTACGGGCTTCGGGATAATGATTTGCAGAAGCTACATAGATCTCTACTTAACATCGACACGATCGTCGACAAAGCAGGGATGAGATGGAGCAGGGAGGCAAGGTTAGTCGAGATGATGAAGCAACTCCAAGATGCCGCTTACGACGCCGAAGACTTCCTCGATGACCTCACGTTCCATGGCATGAAGCAAAAGATTAAAGAAGACGCAAGTCACAAGGTTCTTAACCAATTTTCTAGAGCTTTTAGCAAGACCAAAACTAAATTGTTCAGTAATTCTGTCAAAAGACTGAACAAGATTCAGAAAAAGTTGGATGATATTTATGCTGATATGGAGAAAATGTGCCAATCATTACAAGTGGATGCATCTGATGGGCAATATCAATCTGATTTGGCGTCGGCCACACGAGAAACAAGCTCTTTCTTGATCAGCAAAGTGTTTGGCAGAGAGGAAGAGCAAAAGAGAATAATAGGGCTATTACGAAGATCGACAGACTTGTCAGCATCAGCAAGTGACAACGGCAATAGCTTCTCAGTCATACCTCTTGTCGGAATAGGAGGTGTTGGGAAGACTACTCTGGCTCAGCTTGTTTACAAAGATGAAGAGATTCAGAACCATTTCGCCGTCAAGATTTGGATTTGTGTGTCCGAGAATTTTAATGTGCAAAGACTCACCAAGGAGATGATCGAGTCTGTAACCGAGACTGAACATGATTCACAAATGAAGTTAGATGTTCTCCAAAACATTCTAAAAAGGGAAATTGCATCTAAGATGATTTTGTTAGTCCTCGACGATGTATGGAATGAAGACAAGGAGGAGTGGAGAAAGTTGTGTGCGCCATTCATGTATGCTGCTGCAGGAAGCAAGGTCATAGTGACAACTCGGAGCAAGAGCATTGCTGACaaaattggtacagtggaggcgATTGTTCTTGGCGATTTAGATGGAATATCTTTTTGGGAGCTGTTCAAGCAATGTGCATTTGGTCCTTCCAAACCTGAGGAGCACCCAGAACTTGTGGAAATCGGGAGAAGTATAGCTTCGAAGTTGAAGGGCTTGCCACTAGCAGCAAAAACAGTGGGAAACTTGTTAGGATCCAACATGAACCCACACTACTGGAGAAGTATAATGAAGAGCGAGGTATGGGAATTGCAACAGAATAAAAATGATATTATTCCAGTCCTACAACTGAGCTATCATTATCTTAGTGCACCTCTCAAGCGGTGTTTTGCCTTCTGTTCTCTCTTTCAAAAGAATCACGAGTTTTCTGAAATTGAGTTAACAAGAATGTGGATGGCCGAAGGTTTCGTTGTAGCTCAAGGAAATCAGAGGATGGAAGATGTAGCAAGTAAGTACTTTCATGAGTTGGTCAACATGTCTTTGTTTCAACCAGAAACAACATTTTGGAGGCATTATTACGTGATGCATGACCTCATACATGATCTAACACACTCGGTTTCTGTTGACGAAACAAGTAGGATGGATAATGGCAAGTCCAATAAGATATCAACCACCCTCCGTCATCTAGCAGTTGAAACAGAGTTCGTAGAGACAAAAGAATTGAGGTACCGATTCAAGAAATTGCATACTGTATTCTGCCAACATCTAAAGTCACCACCCCTTGACTTTATTGAAAAATTACGAAGCATTCGTGTATTGGTTTTGTCTCATTGTTCCCTGCGGATGCTGCCTACGAGGGTTGGTGAATTGGTACATCTCCGGTACCTGGACATTTCTTACAATGGAATAGAAAATTTGCCTGAATCACTGTGTGAACTCTACAATTTGCAAACACTGATAGCAAAAGGCAACTTCCCAAACTCTCTTCCAGAAGAAATAACTCAGCTGATTAACTTGAGGCATCTTGATGTTGAAAATACAGAAgttgaaaatataaaaatgatAGGGAGGCTAACCTCTCTTCAAGAGTTGTCTGAATTCCTAGTGCGAAAGGAAGTTGGATTCAAGATCACAGAGCTAAGTGGCTTGAAGCAGCTTCACGGAAAACTCCAAATTACTAATCTGGAGAATGTTGGAAGTAAAGAAGAGGCTGAAAAGGCTCAAATGAAGAACAAAGAGTACCTTGATGCTCTAGAGTTGGAATGGGGATTTGATCCCAAGTTGGAGAACAAGTTAGTTGCCATGGAGGAGGTACTTGAAGGACTCCAACCACATGAGTCGCTAAAACAATTAAAGATCAGGAGGTATTGTGGTGCCAGATCACCCAGCTGGATAAAAAAGGAGGAATTATCCAACTTGGAAAGACTCGAGTTGAGTAACTGTGAGAGTTGGAGAGATATTTTCTGCACTGCATTGCTGCCGCACCTCAAGGTCTTCCATATAGAAAGCAGCATGTGGTTCTCGAAATCATGTTTTGAGGTATGTGGTTCTAGGGAGAGCAAATTATTTCCTATGTTAGAAGAGCTACAGCTGAGGAACATGATTGCATCAGAAGAATTGCCCAATCTTGGACGATTTCCGTGCCTCAAGGTTGTTCGAATGACAGAAATAGAGTCATTGAAACACATTGATTTTGCAGCATCCAGTGCCATAGAAAATTCCTTGTTTTCTATGCTAGAATGCTTGGAGTTGATTTACATGCCTGCGTTGGAAGAGTTCTCCACTCTAGGATATTTTCCACGTCTCAGGGTTCTTCGCATGATAGGAATGAGGTTATTGAAACACATTGTTTTTGCAGCATCCGGTGCCATAGAAAATTCCTTGTTTCCTATGCTAGAAGAGTTGGAGTTGAGAGACATGCCTGCGTTGGAAGAGTTCTCCTGTGTAGGACATTTTCCACGTCTCAGGGTTCTTCACATGATAGGAATGAGGTTATTGAAACACATTGATTTTGTAGCATCCGGTGCCATAGAAAATTCCTTGTTTCCTATGCTAAAAGAGTTCCATTTGAAGGACATGCACGCGTTGGAAGGGTTCTCCAATCTAGGACATTTTCCGCGTCTCAGGGTTCTTCGTATGATAGAAATGAGATTATTGAAACACATTGATTTTGCAGCATCCGGTGCCATAGAAAATTCCTTGTTTCCTATGCTAGAAGAGTTGGAGTTGAGAGGCATGTATGCATTGGAAGAGATCTCTAATCTAGGACATTTTCCACGTCTCAAGGTTCTTCGCATGATGCGAATGAGGTTATTGAAACACATTGGTCTTGCATCAGTTGCCACAGAAAATGATCAGTTCCCTATGCTAGAAGAGCTAGAGCTGAGGCACTTGCCAGTTTTAGAGGAGCTCCCTGATCTTGGTTCACTTCCATGTCTAAAGTCTCTAGACATCATAAGGATGCGTATGTTAAAACATACCGATTTTGCTTTCTACGATGTTACAGAAAAAGTACTACTTCCCAGGGTAGAGAAGCTAGTATTGCATGACCTGGAGGCACTCAAGGAGCTTCCTAGTAATCTCGGACGACTTCCATGTCTTAAGGTTCTTAGCATTGAAAATATATCAGCAGTGAAACAGATAGGCCATGGGTTCTTTAGCACTGAAGCTATATCCCAGTGTTTTCTTAGCTTGAGAAGTCTCTCGATCCTCAACATGCCGTCATGTGAAGGGTGGTGTTGGATTGACGGCAGCGAGCTATTTCCAAGCTTACAAGTACTTACTATCCATGGATGCCCTAAGCTCGAGAGGTTACCTCCTCTCCCTCCTTCTCTTACAGATTTAACACTAACAGAAGTTGGGTTAACAGAGCTGCCAAGCTTACGGGAAACTGGAACAAATGGAAGCGGCTGCAATCAAACTACAT
- the LOC122032256 gene encoding protein WHAT'S THIS FACTOR 9, mitochondrial-like, giving the protein MLLRPLRRFLGRLPLAQSHRTFVDARVTWVRDRGLDHAVEKEKYLQPFHALKDFLLLPSSSSSSPSSSGPSLTLTSISAHAAQLHLPFRPIRFIRLFPSALIEEFPQPSSGVPPHPVIRPTDELVRLHEDEQRALEAARPDSADRLLRLLMIARRRRLPLTLIDRLRWDLGLPRDYARSLLPGYPDYFQIVPSTSGVPGALDLELVLYRKDLAVSAMERYAMKFGGYKKGMSLPFPLHFSRGFDLQKKVRNWLDEWQKLPYISPYEDASHLKPKSDLAEKWTVAVLHEVLNLLVPKKTVKENLILLGEHIGLPPGLTKVITHHPGIFYVSNKLGTHTVVLREAYRRDLLVEKHPLMGLRYQYSHLMHKGKETVVEKGKKPRRAAADDSALTDIAGEDEEGEEDNEEDDEEDEEDVMEEEELSTVESEDLESDDEDANQSAR; this is encoded by the coding sequence ATGCTGCTACGGCCTCTCCGCCGGTTCCTCGGGCGGCTTCCCCTTGCCCAGTCGCACCGCACCTTCGTGGATGCTAGGGTTACGTGGGTCCGTGACCGCGGCCTCGACCACGCCGTAGAGAAGGAGAAGTACCTGCAACCCTTTCATGCACTCAAGGACTTCCTCCTCCTcccttcctcatcctcctcctcccCTTCCTCCTCCGGTCCTAGTCTCACTCTCACGTCTATCAGCGCCCATGCCGCCCAACTGCACCTCCCCTTCCGCCCCATCCGCTTCATTCGCCTCTTTCCTTCTGCCCTCATCGAAGAGTTCCCTCAGCCCTCCTCCGGCGTCCCCCCACACCCTGTCATCCGCCCGACAGACGAGCTAGTCCGCCTCCACGAGGACGAGCAGCGGGCCCTCGAGGCTGCACGCCCCGATTCTGCCGACCGCCTCCTTCGCCTCCTCATGATCGCTCGACGCCGTCGTCTACCCCTGACCCTGATTGACCGCCTCCGATGGGACCTCGGCCTCCCGCGCGACTATGCCCGCTCCCTACTCCCGGGCTACCCCGACTACTTTCAGATTGTCCCTTCCACCAGTGGAGTGCCCGGCGCGCTGGACCTCGAGCTCGTTTTGTATCGCAAAGACCTTGCGGTGTCCGCCATGGAGAGGTACGCCATGAAATTTGGGGGCTATAAGAAGGGCATGTCGCTCCCTTTCCCCCTTCACTTCTCCCGGGGTTTCGACCTGCAGAAGAAGGTGAGGAACTGGTTGGACGAGTGGCAGAAGCTTCCGTACATCTCACCCTACGAGGATGCGTCCCATCTCAAGCCAAAGAGCGACCTTGCGGAGAAGTGGACAGTGGCAGTGCTCCACGAGGTCCTAAACCTTCTTGTGCCAAAGAAGACGGTAAAGGAAAATCTGATCTTGCTCGGGGAACATATTGGGCTCCCGCCGGGTCTTACAAAGGTAATCACGCACCACCCGGGCATCTTTTATGTTTCAAATAAGCTAGGAACGCACACCGTTGTGCTTCGTGAGGCTTATAGGAGGGATCTTTTGGTGGAGAAGCACCCATTGATGGGGTTAAGGTATCAATATAGTCACCTCATGCACAAGGGGAAGGAGACTGTCgtggagaagggtaagaagcctagaaGGGCTGCTGCCGATGATTCTGCTCTGACTGACATTgcaggagaagatgaagaaggggaggaagataatgaagaagatgatgaagaagatgaggaggacgtgatggaagaagaagaactatCAACAGTTGAATCCGAGGACTTGGAGAGTGATGATGAGGATGCCAATCAGTCTGCGAGATGA